TATTGATGCTTTATCGGGATTGcagcttttaaaaaacaacatatttgcaCTTCTGTAACtaagaaatgaatttaatccacTATTTCATTTActgaatatctttcttatttgaacgatatcatcaagaactctCAAGACATCGTTGATtaggtagtctggggcattttgacaccaaaaaaaaaagttataatgtCGAAAATAAAAGTGGATAcgtttttatccaaaatctgatgAAATCTTCTTTGgtaaaatttggtcaactccTGATCACCCCAAAACATGACacaaagaatgtatgttttactcccgaaaaagatcgttcctcaaaactaaataaaatattgacttttgaAACGTTTCTATTTTAGGCCCTCCACGCCAACTTTCGCATTGTGGAAGACCCATAAGTCATTAATGCATGTGTTagcattgttttacaatactgagatacaaaatataaaagatgcactcttactcccaaatacgatttaccacaattaataatattgttttaatattccaacaaggataaataaatgtcgaaaacaatgtttcttatgaaagataccgagttgaatttgaaagaaatgcgcATAAAACAGGATATTTCTACTTTATAATCATGTATTACTGTTGCGTTtgtagctattaaatacacgcttattatattgttatcagtaaataatattttcattaaatgcattatatagtaagtagttgaaagtttaacaatcaaaatgtatgtatgttatacacgtgtatgtatCGATTTGAATAAtcgtgtcactttaaagaaagTATCATGCATTTCAAGCGCTCTGTTGTGCAATTGTAGCATGGCGGAGTGGCAGTCCACGAGTGGCGGGGATATACCAGACAACGCCGTGCGGGCTGGATATGAGGAAAATGGCCAGCCGCTGTTTATTGTCCGGGCTGAGATGGAAGACGGCGTTAAGACGCCCGGCAAAGCGGGTCCTAAGCTTTCGGGGGCACACATCCCTTGGGGCAACAAGGAGGTGGTCGTCGAAAATTACGAAATCCTTGTCCATTCTCCAAACTCGGTCGGATATTACGAGTGGCTACCTTGTTCCGGGGGCGATGTGCCCGAAAACGCGTTTAAGACAAGCGACGGAATTTATATTGGCCGTTGCCACTACGAGGGTGGACTGGTTCCCGGTAAGGTATCCACATCGCACGGCTGCGCTTACATTTCTTACGGAGGAGAGGAAGAGGAGCTCCCGGAATACCAGGTTCTCTGCCGcattaaataattatcaagttgtaataaatagaaaaaaaacgtgtatACAGTGAATTAGAATACAGattattcttttgaaaatattttagacatttcatcgacattattttgttatgaattaattgaaatataaaccttagaaaaaaacatacaaacttGGACGAAAATGAATgtgataatgtatttttattaaagcgATGTTACTAcgaaatgattttgaatacgtACATAATGATGTATCAGTAACGACAATGTTTGAGATTAAATGCTTAAAGCAATAAAGGTCATGGATGTTTATATTGCATGCGTCTGGTGTTAAtggtgcactcttactcccaaataagatttactacaatCAATACAAAAGGGATGAGTAagtgaagaataccgagtttaatttgaaagaaagttgcagaaaatacgatatttctacctaatgagacgatagtagatcacagtaaatcattCAGCATCCACcgatcatttaatacttttgcgtttccagctataaaatacacggttacaatcttgttatcagtaattaattttttccataaatgcattatttgggAAGTATTTAAACgtatatcactcaaaatatatgttttttatacatgtgtatgcattgattttgaataagagtgtcactttgatAATTATGACCGTGAGTAGATAACCATGTTTTCACGTAATAATTATCATACGACATTATAAGAAAACAATCCTTGCCAATTCACCTATAAACTGTCTATGATACAAATATTCATGTTGATGTCGTTATCACATTCATGATATCCCAGAAAGGATAATGAACGAAGGTTGTCCTGAAAGTTTTTAACCTGTTTTCATACATACAAATCAGgcctaaacatattttatctgCATGTTACCATCGAAACGCTGTGCATTTTTTGTTAATCATTGAATAATCGTAGCAAACATTTCAAGCTCTGTTTATGGTCCATGAATATGGGAATACTTTTAGATACAGTTTAGCGTCATGCGTCGTGATCATCTATGCTAGATGTGTATTTGCCTTGCAAATAAATCATCTCAACATTAAAGTTGCACTGTCACAGagtgaacgttttgacaacattttttgtatttatttgttttggaacgagccaatttatgcgaaaatgcatggaaatcagtcatataagactgctgacaaaaaatcagatcgcagatattcatatttaaattaaaaaaatgatgttttatgcatttttcttaaaccgttagtaacgcttttagccactagacattaattttcaaacggaaatatgaacatctgcgatctgatcttttgtcagcagtctgatatcattggtttgcagatattcacgcaaaaaattgctcattccaagacaaaatatcagaaagctgtcaaaacggttaatctgcgagagtgctgctttaacaCCAGTGCGTCACATGCAAGCAACAGCAGTTCCCGTTCAGTTTTAAAGGTGCACGCATACTCCTAAATAAGATGTATCATAATTAATacgattgttttaatttgccaaaaaggatgaataaatatcgaaaacaatggttatactgaaggatactgtgtataatttgaaagaaaacacggtatttataccttatgagatgatcgTAGATCAGAGTAAATCTTAAAGTAAACCAGTCATTTAACATTTGTGCGTTTTCATctgttaaatacacggtttcaatcgtgttattaataattaatattttccataaatgcattattcagaaAGACGTTAAAAAAGTATCACCAAAAATCCATCtttgttatattgattatgAATACGAGTGTCAATTTGTTAAAGATCTTAGTCGCGaagtgaaattatcttagtgtccTATTTTTGTTCGTTGTCAAAAGTTAAGTACAAAATGActtaaggccacaacaaattgatcatttgttcgtcggatttgccgcacctaaaattcgaaaaacgaaaaaaaaataaaaaaaactttttttttgcgcccgcacttactatttggccgcgcatattattattttttttacttctgaatttcctctattttctgaagtttttttacttaaaatttgaacctgcaacgtcgacttcgccttttttaaaggtatttccatgctttacattctccgcgagcaaactttcctcgtgtcaggacaaaatcaggtccgggtaaccgcaaaacagccgatatttgttgacagtcttttttgtcgggaatattttgcaggacgcaccgttgttatctatttccggtattaatcattcggaactcctcggccattatttcaaaaacaacctcggatgtatatggacggtttacatacttaaaaagtggtacgtttaagtccgctgcaaatagatcgcgtagtaatcttatttagtagttaaattttatgacttaactcttgggaatcgtaactatgtttgcaataatacacttcactgacaatcaatttaaactgagagcaatgaatacaactcttaaacactacatttaattaatgcttttattcaaaaaaatacggactacttcaacagatgtaccggcatacatccgaggttgtttttgaaaaaaatggccgaggagctccgaatgggtattaatttgcaggatactttcagttttcgttaatgtaaaatacacatttttaattgaaaattagtgtcatagtcaatggattatataaacagtttcacagcgtcgaaggcaataattatttatgtgtgttttaagtaattcattgttttgtactccaaatttagtgttaaataataactaaatcagattttgagtgcaaaacttatattaaaatacacggacactcgacttacaacgaatgaacatgttttcgtgagttattttttaaattctaaaatgcatttctcagttttatactcgtaattgataaaaatagaaggacttgtaaatgtttcagaaacagtctgtatttatgcaccattcaattgtaaccatgccccctccccccaggaccgggggtataccggagatagccgatgaaatgggccgtgttttcacCTTCCAGGTGGCACCGCAGTGCCGTTGgttttacctggggttggctggacgggaagtcaaagtccccgctattccacGGACcatgggggtcgtggttacaattgactagtgcattacacatacatgtacatgtacagtataaaaataacatcagtaaaatcagaaaataaaaccttttataagtaaaatgactgttttaattttctcaattctttgttcttatccatttgttttctttgatcgatttgtagtgaagtggcctgttattaaagtggcctgtttcttacgggcattgaagctatggagggtgtcatgattttttttcaaggcacagacctataaaccattggttcgtggtaaaggtgaggtcttgaaagggaaacatctttattccaccacctgctctaatataatgaccggtgccacatttgcagatttgtttagtactgcttcaattgtgttgtcccgcaatttaatcggcagtgtcttaagtaatagtaaagcactggatcttattgccatttgttatatattgggacagattttcatgtgatacaatcaaaaccgtttcatttatatttaaacttcatttatatttaaactaagaacctatgtttgcaattaaaaagcatttcttgacatattgcatgataaatttagtaagattcttactaaatttatcatgcaatatgtcaagaaatgctttcttagaaataaagtttttaatttttattttattttttgccttgcgctcgcctctgaattgccttaaatttaaaaaaagtattttaatttttttttcgctcgctcgctcctactttttttgggcaaaatccgtagaacaaatgatcaatttgttgtggcctaagcCGGTTTTTAAGATGAACACACAGcagaaagaaacaaaaagagTGTATGCTGTCTGTGATGCTATTAGATTTTAGATGTTTCGACCTTAAGTCCAGCAGATGAGGTGACATCTGTAACTCATGAAATCATTGATGGAACACACAACTAAAACCTCAATAGAAGAAATGGTTAATATATCCAAAGACATCTATCTAACACAGCCGCCTAATAATTACTCTATAGTTTCTGCGGATAGCTGATCGGATAAACAGGCAATCACAAGAAAAAACATCAAGTTGCGTAGATTTACGTATGCCATGATGGAATGTAATGAGGAATGCACTAGTGGATTTGGGGTGCAGGTGGATGGGGGGAGGGGGTCACAACCGCCTAATAATTACTCTATAGTTTCTGCGGACAACTGATCGGTTAAACAGACAATCACATAAGGAAAACATCAAGAAGCGTGGACTTACGTATGCCATGATGGAAAGTAATGGGGAATGCAATAGCGGTTCAAGGAGGGGTCGCACTCCCTCCCCCTcaaaaatcgtccaagtttactttttaatatgtcaaaatcggagataaaaagtaataaaatgcgcGCTTGAACTGTTACAAAATTCTTGGGGAGTACCAACAAACCCCCTGCCAATATTTTAAGCCACATACGTTTCGATTATGATTGAGAAACGCATGTCAATAGGTTGCGCCCCTAAATTACGCCCCCTCTCacgtcaattcctggacccGCTCCAGAAATGCACCCTTAAAATTGCAGAAGCTATGTTTAATTCTTCAATAGTAACACCTGGAATAACTTTTTCCGACGAAAACAACAGTAAGTATATAGGAACTTTTTTCAGAGAGTGGCACTTTACAATACAGCGGACTAGTGCatgctttttattatatttaatacaaaatttatgtGCCCTATTTTTCCCTATTGTCATTCATGTTGCATGAACCGTTCGGCGTTATAAAATCGTAGTGCGTTTCATTGCTGCACTATAATTTGACAAGCGCGAAGTCATTTGACTAGTTGAAAACGAGGTTTGGATTATCCGCCCTTCTTTTTTATAATCGTTCAATTAATGGTTTATTTCTCACATAATAAGCCATTAAAGCAAACAGAAAAAAGTGTAAATGCCATGATTAGTTCGTATGTTTGTGCGTTCATGCTGACGCGCTTCATGGATTTGAAAAATCCCGACCGAGTGTTAATTCTTTATGAACGCACGAAAAATTCAGACGTTTGACAGAATTCCAGTGGAAACGAAGAAAATCTAATGACGAGGCATATGAGGTCACTGTTGCCGTTTTGACGTCATGTATCGGACTTCATCCTGCACTGAGTATGTTCCGTTTTCTGCACAGATTTAAAACGGCGCAGACGACAATTGCGAATAGACAGTGAGGTACCGCTATTGTTTacagaaaacatgtatatgtagatttaaaacaatagttttaaagTTCTTTTTCTTTAGATCTTTGTTTCACATACGCAACTGTTAACAAAAACTGGTTTGtttgtgcaccagtcaattgtaaccacgccccccctcCCTGGTCcgtggaaatgggccgtgtttttacctttcaagtggccccgcagtgccgggtgaatgctgTGGCATTGTCTTcgtgcaaaatatagcgggTAATGGGCCTTACtaaggtcccttgggtgcggtgGGGCATTTGGCGTGGATTTTTATCATCacttcgtccccgcagggcggggaatttacccggggttggctggaccgaaagtcaaagtccccgctattccccggacctgggaggggggggggggcgtggttacaattgactgattgactggtgcattagggtaacaatcttttcaaaaacaggtagggtcggaaggattatatttttcattttttttattaggtttaatATATGGACGTAATTGTCATCTTTTTGGAAAggtgttaaagtaatattcTGAACAAAGctttaaacgtttaaaacaaGATATTAAATCACAGATTTATTTTAGGCCTTATGAGAGCATTGTGTGTGTTTGCATCGCATTCATAGCCATCCTTACACTAATATTCCTGTTCCGGGCAAGTTGGTGTAACTATAAAAAAACAGACGCAAGGAAATATTGTGTCTTTATTTCATGAAGAAGTGATTTATTGAgttgatatatacatatatatcaaatataaccTTTTCTCTTGAATGCCAAGTAATATAATAACTAGTATTAACATGGTgaacatatgtttgtattgttaatttattgtttgtaaCATGTCAGGAGAGGAGAGATATATTAATGTTAGTTTTCAACTGTCTCCTCAATCCTTATGCAATGttctataaaataattttaacgacgtattttgatgaaataaagaATGGTTGAACTTAACATCggtttgtatttattatatgacaGCAAGTAAATTAATGATCAAACTGAAATGCAATACTTGCAAAAAAGCGATGTTATGGATGTTTATATTAATAGCAATTTGGTTCACATTCAATCCGGTAAAACAAGTAGTAAAGAACAATAAGATAACTTGCAACATACAGAATATAAAAGACAAGAgcaaatccaaatgtcactttCCTATTGCAGCACGTGTGTGCGACGTCATCTTCGTTCGATGATGTCGTCACTATTGCGTCATCATCTGCAGTAGGGTGTTGCATGACATCTCTATGTTTCGCTGATGTAAACGTCACGTAGCCGACGTTTACGCTCGAGTTTTCATAACAACAGCATAGTGGCAATATTGGCC
The Mya arenaria isolate MELC-2E11 chromosome 12, ASM2691426v1 DNA segment above includes these coding regions:
- the LOC128210285 gene encoding natterin-3-like, which translates into the protein MAEWQSTSGGDIPDNAVRAGYEENGQPLFIVRAEMEDGVKTPGKAGPKLSGAHIPWGNKEVVVENYEILVHSPNSVGYYEWLPCSGGDVPENAFKTSDGIYIGRCHYEGGLVPGKVSTSHGCAYISYGGEEEELPEYQVLCRIK